The following are encoded in a window of Pseudomonas sp. JQ170C genomic DNA:
- a CDS encoding PqiB family protein, giving the protein MKSAVTEEPPVPGAATVKTRRFSVSLVWIVPIIAVLVGISLVVHNWLQQGPTIEITFKTGEGLTANKTEVKYRNVVIGKVSTVELSDDQKHVTATVQLVKHAENFTRKDSTFWVVRPRIGAGGVSGIDTLFSGDFIGADAGKEGARAKTFTGLEMPPPITYDEPGKRFTLHTSDLGSLGVGSPLYFRKIPVGQVVSYQLSKDGKGVDIEVFVQSPNDAFVTNNTRFWNASGIDVEAGANGFAVRTESLSSLLVGGIAFRAPQFNPEDEVASEDRVFELFENEVSALAPPNGKAQYLALRFDQALRGLKVGAPVEFLGVEIGKVVSVNLDFDLEQRSFPVNVGIVIYPQRLGKAHTKLLKALKHNPEDEQGSAEVLGMFVNNGLRAQARSGNLLTGQLYIALDFDPKAPKVVFDPTARPIMIPTVPSSLEQLQEKFEVMVDRLNRLPIERIANNLDANLVELRKGLQQFNNRTLPGVQGTLAEVSKTLQSANSTLADDSPQREQLTQTLDELGRMSRSLRELADYLGRNPESLLRGRPKDAPADTLKPSRN; this is encoded by the coding sequence ATGAAGTCAGCAGTCACTGAAGAACCGCCAGTGCCAGGCGCAGCAACGGTAAAAACCCGGCGCTTCAGCGTTTCACTGGTGTGGATCGTGCCGATCATCGCGGTGCTGGTGGGCATCTCTCTGGTGGTGCATAACTGGCTGCAGCAAGGCCCGACCATCGAGATCACCTTCAAGACCGGTGAAGGCCTGACAGCCAACAAGACCGAGGTCAAATACCGCAACGTGGTCATCGGCAAGGTCTCGACGGTGGAGCTGAGCGACGACCAGAAACACGTGACCGCCACTGTGCAACTGGTCAAGCACGCCGAAAACTTCACCCGCAAGGATTCGACCTTCTGGGTGGTGCGGCCGCGTATCGGGGCCGGCGGCGTATCGGGCATCGACACCCTGTTTTCGGGTGACTTCATTGGTGCCGACGCCGGCAAGGAAGGCGCCCGGGCCAAAACTTTCACCGGCCTTGAAATGCCGCCGCCCATCACCTACGACGAACCCGGCAAGCGCTTTACCTTGCACACCAGCGACCTGGGATCGCTGGGGGTTGGCTCGCCGTTGTACTTTCGCAAGATCCCCGTCGGCCAGGTCGTCTCCTATCAGCTGAGCAAGGATGGCAAGGGCGTGGACATCGAAGTGTTCGTGCAATCGCCCAACGATGCCTTCGTCACCAACAACACCCGCTTCTGGAATGCCAGCGGCATCGATGTCGAAGCCGGTGCCAATGGCTTTGCCGTGCGCACCGAGTCGCTGTCATCGCTGCTGGTGGGCGGCATCGCCTTCCGCGCCCCGCAGTTCAACCCTGAGGATGAGGTGGCGAGTGAAGACCGGGTGTTCGAGCTGTTCGAGAACGAGGTCAGCGCCCTCGCCCCGCCCAACGGCAAGGCGCAGTACTTGGCCCTGCGCTTCGACCAGGCGCTGCGTGGTCTGAAAGTCGGCGCCCCGGTAGAATTCCTCGGCGTCGAGATCGGCAAGGTGGTCTCGGTCAACCTGGACTTCGACCTCGAACAACGCAGCTTCCCGGTCAATGTCGGCATCGTTATCTACCCGCAACGCCTGGGCAAGGCCCATACCAAACTGCTCAAGGCACTCAAGCACAACCCGGAGGACGAACAGGGCTCCGCCGAGGTGCTGGGCATGTTCGTCAACAACGGCCTGCGCGCCCAGGCCCGCAGCGGCAACCTGCTCACCGGGCAGTTGTACATCGCCCTGGACTTCGACCCCAAAGCGCCGAAAGTGGTCTTCGACCCCACTGCCCGGCCGATCATGATCCCTACCGTACCGAGTAGCCTTGAGCAGTTGCAGGAGAAATTCGAGGTCATGGTCGATCGCCTCAACCGCCTGCCGATCGAGCGCATCGCCAACAACCTGGATGCCAACCTGGTAGAACTGCGCAAGGGCTTGCAGCAGTTCAACAACCGCACCTTGCCGGGGGTTCAGGGCACGCTGGCGGAAGTCAGCAAGACGCTGCAATCGGCCAACTCGACCCTGGCCGACGACTCGCCGCAGCGTGAGCAACTGACCCAGACCCTCGACGAGCTGGGACGCATGTCGCGCTCCTTGCGTGAACTGGCTGACTACCTGGGCCGCAATCCTGAGTCGCTGCTGCGAGGCAGGCCCAAGGATGCCCCGGCTGACACCTTGAAACCGTCGCGCAATTGA
- a CDS encoding NTP/NDP exchange transporter, producing the protein MSALATRLFNVRDGELPIVVAGLALFFLLFTGYFMLRPVRETMGVAGGVENLQWLFTGTFVLTLLALPLFGWLASKVQRRRILPWTYGFLASNLLVFAALFAWQPDNLWSARAFYIWLSMFNLLTISLAWSVLADLFSSEQAKRLFGLLAGGASLGGLVGPLLGTVLVEVIGHAGLVLLATACLLGSIVAAACLQRFRDRHPLPADTELPRSRPLGGNPFAGASEVFRSPYLLGIAVFVVLLASVSTFLYFEQARLVATHFTSRTEQTQVFGLIDSLVQFLSILTQVFITGHLARKLGVGVLLVAVPLVMVVGFLWLALAPLFAVFVVVMVVRRVGEYALVRPGREMLYTVVVPEQKYKAKNFTDTVVYRGGDALSGWVKRGLDVIGDHPALAMFIGAAIALVWALTGAWLGRQQRQREPL; encoded by the coding sequence ATGAGCGCCCTGGCAACCCGCCTGTTCAACGTCCGCGACGGCGAGCTGCCGATCGTGGTGGCCGGGCTTGCGCTGTTCTTTCTGCTGTTCACCGGCTACTTCATGCTGCGCCCGGTACGCGAAACCATGGGGGTGGCCGGTGGTGTCGAGAACCTGCAATGGCTGTTCACCGGCACCTTCGTGCTGACATTGCTGGCGTTGCCGCTGTTCGGCTGGCTGGCCTCGAAGGTGCAGCGCCGGCGCATCCTGCCCTGGACCTACGGCTTTCTGGCCAGCAACCTGCTGGTGTTCGCCGCCCTGTTTGCGTGGCAACCGGACAACCTCTGGAGTGCCCGCGCGTTCTACATCTGGCTGTCGATGTTCAACTTGCTGACCATTTCCCTGGCCTGGAGCGTGCTGGCCGACCTGTTCTCCAGCGAGCAGGCCAAGCGCCTGTTCGGCCTGCTGGCCGGTGGCGCGAGCCTGGGCGGGCTGGTGGGGCCGTTGCTGGGGACCGTGCTGGTGGAGGTGATCGGCCACGCCGGGCTGGTGCTGCTGGCCACGGCCTGCTTGCTCGGCAGCATCGTCGCGGCGGCGTGCCTGCAGCGCTTCAGGGATCGCCATCCGCTGCCCGCCGACACCGAACTGCCGCGTTCACGGCCGCTGGGCGGCAATCCGTTCGCCGGCGCCAGCGAAGTGTTCCGCTCACCGTATCTTTTGGGCATTGCCGTGTTTGTGGTGTTGCTGGCCAGTGTCAGCACCTTCCTGTACTTCGAGCAGGCACGCCTGGTGGCGACGCACTTCACCAGCCGTACCGAGCAAACCCAGGTGTTCGGATTGATCGACAGCCTGGTGCAGTTCCTCTCGATCCTCACCCAGGTGTTCATCACCGGCCACCTGGCGCGCAAGCTTGGGGTAGGGGTGTTGCTGGTGGCCGTGCCATTGGTGATGGTGGTGGGGTTCCTGTGGTTGGCGCTGGCGCCGTTGTTTGCGGTGTTCGTGGTGGTGATGGTGGTGCGCCGGGTGGGCGAGTACGCGCTGGTGCGGCCGGGGCGCGAAATGCTCTACACGGTGGTCGTGCCCGAGCAGAAGTACAAGGCCAAGAACTTTACCGACACCGTGGTCTATCGCGGCGGCGATGCGCTCAGTGGCTGGGTCAAGCGCGGGCTGGACGTGATCGGCGATCACCCGGCGCTGGCGATGTTCATCGGCGCTGCAATCGCGTTGGTGTGGGCCTTGACCGGTGCCTGGCTGGGCCGCCAGCAACGCCAGCGCGAACCCTTGTAG
- a CDS encoding amino acid ABC transporter substrate-binding protein, protein MKMKIVACLLSLVPLYAQADTLERVRASNTLTLGYLPDFAPFSAQNGDQPTGYAIDLCDKIAGQVKATLNLAQLQVRYQPVRMADEISAVSRGQVDVLCTPTVATLERRQQVSFSVPVYTAGLTAVVRQDAPETLLNVLSGQQAHSGPTWRATLNRGLTNQTFAVVSGAVSEQWVRQQLRSLGVIATVITVENNLAGLEAVAQGKANAFFSERMVLKNLLAGQGDGASLRLLEHIYEYAPVSMVLPRSDEAFRLLVDTVLSQMYRSGEIEQAYGRYLGGTTETIRKLFKLYALP, encoded by the coding sequence ATGAAGATGAAAATAGTGGCCTGCCTGCTCAGCCTGGTGCCGCTGTATGCCCAGGCCGACACCCTGGAGCGGGTTCGGGCCAGCAACACCCTGACCCTGGGCTATTTGCCTGACTTTGCCCCGTTCAGCGCGCAGAACGGCGACCAGCCCACGGGCTACGCCATCGACCTGTGCGACAAGATCGCCGGGCAGGTGAAGGCGACGCTGAACCTTGCGCAGCTGCAGGTGCGCTACCAACCGGTGAGGATGGCCGATGAAATCAGCGCCGTCAGCCGGGGCCAGGTAGACGTCCTGTGCACGCCCACGGTGGCGACCCTGGAGCGGCGCCAGCAGGTGAGCTTTTCAGTGCCCGTCTACACCGCCGGGCTCACCGCGGTGGTCCGCCAGGATGCACCCGAGACGCTGCTCAATGTGCTCAGCGGCCAGCAGGCACACAGCGGCCCGACCTGGCGCGCCACACTCAACCGCGGCTTGACCAACCAGACCTTTGCGGTGGTTTCGGGGGCGGTGAGCGAGCAGTGGGTGCGTCAGCAACTGCGCAGCCTGGGGGTGATTGCCACGGTGATCACCGTCGAGAACAACCTTGCCGGGCTCGAGGCGGTTGCCCAGGGCAAGGCCAATGCCTTTTTCTCCGAGCGCATGGTGCTCAAGAACCTGCTGGCGGGCCAGGGGGATGGTGCTTCGTTGAGGTTGCTCGAGCATATCTATGAGTATGCGCCGGTGTCGATGGTGCTGCCGCGCAGTGATGAGGCATTCCGGTTGCTGGTGGATACGGTGTTGAGCCAGATGTACCGGTCTGGGGAAATCGAGCAGGCCTATGGGCGGTACCTGGGCGGGACCACCGAAACGATTCGCAAGCTGTTCAAACTCTATGCCCTGCCCTGA
- a CDS encoding paraquat-inducible protein A, producing the protein MNRPPLASELNLVLCHACGKACDTTAGPVHECPRCGAPVHERKPNALTRTWAYLIAALVFYIPANLLPVMNTKMLGSGDDSTIMSGVIEFWAHGAWDIASIIFIASIAVPATKFVALGLLLITVQRGSDWAQRERSKLYRFVELIGYWSMLDVIVVALVAALVKFQALGDIEPRPGILFFGLVVVFTMLAAMSFDPRMIWESREPKERMDEVSSH; encoded by the coding sequence ATGAACCGCCCTCCCTTGGCCAGTGAGCTCAACCTGGTGCTGTGCCATGCCTGCGGCAAGGCCTGCGACACCACGGCCGGGCCCGTGCATGAGTGCCCGCGCTGCGGCGCCCCGGTACACGAACGCAAGCCCAATGCCCTGACCCGCACCTGGGCCTACCTGATTGCCGCGCTGGTGTTCTATATACCGGCCAACCTGCTGCCGGTCATGAACACCAAGATGCTCGGCAGTGGTGACGACAGCACCATCATGAGCGGGGTGATCGAGTTCTGGGCCCATGGTGCCTGGGACATTGCCTCGATCATCTTCATCGCCAGTATCGCTGTGCCGGCGACCAAGTTCGTCGCCCTGGGCCTGTTACTGATCACCGTGCAGCGCGGCAGCGACTGGGCGCAGAGGGAGCGCTCCAAACTCTATCGCTTCGTCGAGCTGATCGGTTACTGGTCGATGCTCGATGTGATCGTGGTGGCGCTGGTCGCCGCGCTGGTCAAGTTTCAGGCCCTGGGCGACATCGAGCCGCGCCCGGGCATTCTGTTTTTTGGCCTGGTGGTGGTGTTCACCATGCTGGCCGCGATGAGTTTCGACCCCCGAATGATCTGGGAAAGCCGCGAACCCAAGGAGCGCATGGATGAAGTCAGCAGTCACTGA
- a CDS encoding PqiC family protein, which translates to MAHATKFALLGLTLMLAACRSDPIHYHTLIPQQPVPVNSVDVQLELISVPPQVDRPQLVIRQSNSSLAILETEWWGASLADELQNALINQFSSNSAQPGLGLRVDIQRFDSVPGQYALFDARWRLRAAGGSDAGALNCRSVIQTPAGPTIEELVVAHQQNIKRFTEQVSQAARGGANRCPTP; encoded by the coding sequence ATGGCGCACGCCACCAAATTCGCATTGCTGGGCCTGACCTTGATGCTCGCCGCGTGTCGCAGCGACCCGATCCACTACCACACCCTGATCCCCCAACAGCCGGTGCCGGTCAACAGCGTTGATGTGCAACTGGAGCTGATCAGCGTGCCGCCCCAGGTTGACCGGCCGCAGCTGGTGATCCGCCAGAGCAACAGCAGCCTGGCGATCCTGGAAACCGAGTGGTGGGGCGCAAGCCTTGCCGATGAGCTGCAGAACGCCCTGATCAACCAGTTCTCCAGCAACAGTGCCCAGCCAGGCCTGGGCTTGCGGGTCGATATACAGCGTTTTGACTCGGTACCGGGGCAGTACGCGCTGTTCGATGCCCGCTGGCGCCTGCGCGCGGCCGGCGGCAGCGATGCCGGCGCCCTGAATTGCCGCAGCGTGATCCAGACCCCGGCAGGCCCCACCATCGAGGAGCTGGTGGTGGCCCATCAACAGAACATCAAGCGTTTTACCGAACAGGTCAGCCAGGCCGCCCGTGGCGGCGCCAATCGCTGCCCCACACCGTAG
- a CDS encoding DUF3302 domain-containing protein, producing the protein MLDYFALGLLIFVGLVMFYGIIVLHDIPYEIAVHRNHPHQDAIHATGWVSLFTLHALWPFLWIWAMLYREDRGWGIGSGVQPSAADLQREVQELQQRVAQLEAAQARASEARVESGGGI; encoded by the coding sequence ATGCTTGATTACTTTGCCTTGGGTCTGTTGATCTTCGTGGGGCTGGTGATGTTCTACGGCATCATCGTGCTTCACGATATTCCCTATGAAATCGCCGTTCACCGTAACCATCCCCATCAGGATGCCATCCATGCCACGGGGTGGGTCAGCCTGTTCACCCTGCATGCACTTTGGCCGTTTTTATGGATCTGGGCGATGCTCTACCGCGAGGATCGCGGCTGGGGCATCGGCTCGGGCGTCCAGCCTTCGGCAGCCGACCTGCAACGAGAGGTGCAGGAGCTGCAGCAGCGGGTGGCCCAGCTGGAGGCAGCCCAGGCCCGTGCCAGCGAGGCTCGTGTCGAGTCGGGCGGGGGGATCTAG
- a CDS encoding AI-2E family transporter, with protein MADPRPIHFGNGRELLDVLIRAGLIAALVMFCFDIFKPFLSLMLWAMILAITLYPVNQRLGGWLGGRNGLAAVLLVIVGLACLIGPLSLLGTSIAQSVHAGIQGFEDQVIEIPPPPANVRDWPLIGAPLYGIWEHASTDLSWALSQVAPHLKGVSKTLLTQLAGIGSGILVFVLALIIGGVIMAKGETGHRTGVAIATRISGPERGPMLAELCTSTIRAVAQGVVGIAFIQMILVGIGLVVMGVPAAGVLALLVLLLGITQLPVLLITLPIVIYVFAHDGVGASTVIFAIWTILAGLSDNVLKPLLLGRGVSVPMPVVLIGALGGMLTNGIIGLFIGPVLLAVGYKLFMSWVAQPLVVDHPVPDPVLDKPEDRPI; from the coding sequence ATGGCCGACCCTCGACCGATCCACTTTGGCAATGGCAGGGAACTGCTGGATGTACTGATCCGCGCAGGGTTGATCGCGGCGCTGGTGATGTTCTGCTTCGATATCTTCAAGCCGTTCCTGAGCCTGATGCTCTGGGCGATGATCCTGGCGATCACCCTGTACCCGGTGAACCAGCGTCTGGGCGGCTGGCTTGGCGGGCGCAATGGCCTGGCGGCGGTGCTGCTGGTGATCGTCGGCCTGGCCTGCCTGATCGGCCCGTTGAGCCTGCTCGGCACCTCGATTGCCCAGTCGGTGCATGCGGGTATTCAGGGCTTTGAAGACCAGGTCATCGAGATCCCGCCACCGCCGGCCAACGTGCGCGACTGGCCCTTGATCGGTGCACCGCTGTACGGCATCTGGGAACACGCCAGCACCGACTTGAGCTGGGCATTGTCGCAAGTGGCGCCGCACCTCAAGGGGGTGAGCAAGACCCTGCTGACCCAACTGGCGGGGATCGGCTCGGGCATTCTGGTGTTTGTGCTGGCGCTCATCATCGGCGGCGTCATCATGGCCAAGGGCGAAACCGGCCATCGCACCGGCGTGGCCATCGCCACGCGCATTTCCGGGCCTGAACGCGGGCCCATGCTGGCCGAGTTGTGCACCTCGACCATCCGCGCCGTGGCCCAGGGGGTGGTGGGTATCGCCTTCATCCAGATGATCCTGGTGGGCATCGGCCTGGTGGTCATGGGTGTGCCTGCGGCGGGGGTACTGGCCTTGCTGGTGTTGCTGCTGGGCATCACCCAATTGCCGGTGCTGCTGATCACCCTGCCGATCGTGATCTACGTCTTCGCCCATGACGGCGTGGGAGCCAGCACCGTGATCTTCGCCATCTGGACGATCCTGGCCGGGCTCTCGGATAACGTCCTCAAGCCCTTGCTGCTGGGCCGCGGCGTTTCCGTACCGATGCCGGTGGTACTGATCGGCGCCCTGGGCGGCATGCTCACCAACGGCATCATCGGCCTGTTCATCGGCCCAGTGCTGCTGGCGGTGGGGTATAAGCTGTTCATGTCCTGGGTGGCGCAACCGCTGGTCGTGGACCATCCTGTGCCGGATCCTGTACTGGACAAGCCCGAAGATCGACCGATCTGA
- a CDS encoding aldo/keto reductase: MPTRRDFLAASAALAAGVGCLSLPAITFAQSPGGAMLTRKIPASGEALAVIGAGTSGSFEVDAGSPEYQQLKQVLKVFFEGGGQVIDTSPNYGGADAVLGQLLEEGGWRSKTFLATKIAADSRAAAEAQWAGTLRSLRTDKVELLQIHNLRDWQRQLPYARELKAQGLTRYVGVTHYVDSGLDELEAILRKEPLDFIQIHYSVNSPGAARTVLPLAQDKGVAVLINRAFDDGRLFAKVKDQPLPAWATALGVSSWAQLFLKFAISHPAVTTVIPATRRPDRQLDQLKAGHGPLLSGAQSKQLIAQFA, translated from the coding sequence ATGCCCACCCGTCGCGATTTTCTGGCGGCCAGCGCCGCCCTGGCTGCCGGTGTCGGTTGCCTGAGTTTGCCCGCTATCACCTTCGCCCAGAGCCCCGGCGGCGCCATGCTCACCCGCAAGATTCCCGCCAGCGGGGAGGCGCTGGCGGTGATTGGCGCCGGCACCTCTGGCAGCTTTGAAGTGGATGCCGGGTCGCCCGAGTACCAGCAACTCAAGCAGGTGCTCAAGGTGTTCTTCGAGGGCGGTGGGCAGGTCATCGACACCTCGCCCAACTACGGGGGGGCCGACGCTGTGCTTGGCCAGTTGCTGGAGGAGGGCGGCTGGCGCAGCAAAACCTTCCTGGCCACCAAGATCGCCGCCGACAGCCGCGCCGCCGCCGAGGCGCAGTGGGCCGGCACCTTGCGCAGCCTGCGCACCGACAAGGTCGAGTTGCTGCAGATCCATAACCTGCGCGACTGGCAACGCCAGTTGCCCTACGCTCGCGAGCTCAAGGCCCAGGGCCTGACGCGCTATGTGGGGGTGACCCATTACGTGGACAGCGGCCTGGACGAGCTGGAAGCCATCCTGCGCAAGGAGCCGCTGGACTTCATCCAGATCCACTACTCGGTCAACTCGCCCGGCGCCGCCCGCACCGTGTTGCCGCTGGCACAGGACAAGGGCGTGGCGGTACTGATCAACCGGGCGTTCGACGATGGCCGCTTGTTCGCCAAGGTCAAGGACCAGCCGTTGCCGGCCTGGGCCACGGCACTCGGGGTGAGCAGTTGGGCTCAGCTGTTTCTCAAGTTCGCCATCAGCCACCCGGCGGTGACCACGGTGATCCCGGCCACCCGCCGCCCGGACCGCCAGCTCGACCAGCTCAAGGCCGGGCACGGGCCGTTGCTCAGTGGCGCCCAGAGCAAGCAGTTGATTGCCCAGTTCGCCTGA
- a CDS encoding paraquat-inducible protein A: MLQTDQLIICEHCDCVYHKVPLAKHQKALCLRCGAVLQRHNNLNLQQRLALSLTAGVLWILANFYPVMSISLQGFSNSATLWDSVRALATGPITFIALVAAISIIIAPMFQLMLLIWVLTYALAGQRSPGFKWCMRWLETLRPWSMLEVCLLGAMVAVFKLAGLLDVLPGIGLLALAALSLLMIRVAGRDIRDLWDELP; encoded by the coding sequence ATGCTGCAAACCGATCAACTGATCATCTGCGAACATTGCGACTGTGTGTACCACAAGGTCCCCCTTGCCAAGCACCAGAAGGCTTTATGCCTGCGCTGTGGTGCCGTGCTGCAACGCCATAACAACCTGAACCTGCAACAGCGCCTGGCCCTGAGCCTCACCGCCGGGGTGCTGTGGATACTGGCCAACTTCTACCCGGTGATGAGCATCAGCCTGCAGGGCTTTTCCAACAGCGCCACGCTCTGGGACTCGGTGCGCGCCCTGGCCACCGGGCCGATTACCTTCATTGCCCTGGTGGCGGCGATCTCCATCATCATCGCGCCGATGTTCCAGCTGATGCTGCTGATCTGGGTGTTGACCTACGCCCTGGCAGGCCAACGCTCGCCGGGCTTCAAATGGTGCATGCGCTGGCTGGAAACCCTGCGCCCCTGGAGCATGCTCGAAGTCTGCCTGCTCGGCGCCATGGTCGCGGTGTTCAAGCTGGCCGGCCTGCTCGATGTGCTGCCCGGCATTGGCCTGTTGGCCCTGGCGGCCCTGAGCCTGTTGATGATCCGCGTGGCCGGCCGCGATATCCGTGACTTGTGGGACGAACTGCCATGA
- the potE gene encoding putrescine-ornithine antiporter: MAESKKMGLIGLTTLVMVNMMGSGIIMLPTSMAQLGAVSLLSWAVTAVGSMAIAYSFTQCGVFCNRPGGLSAYTEEAHAKSGFFLCSYLYFLSLAIANVAVAISAVGYMTAFFPWLGSSATALLVGTAGLIWLTILANFGGPNITGKIGAITVWGVIVPVAGLSVIGWFWFDSNILAQAWNPNDLPIWEAIGKTIPLTLWAFLGMESAAQASDAVENPQRNVPLACLFGTLGAAVVYVLSTTVIQGIVPNLELANASAPFALVYAKMFNPVVGNIIMALAVMACIGSLLGWQFTLAQTAKMTADQGLFPALFSRVSARNAPILGMIVCGVLQTAMALSTISPNASAQFGKLVSLAAVTNLIPYVTALTGLLAIMYKARVSPAVYTRNTVVLLVAVGYSLYALYACGMEAVLGGALVLAFGYLLYGFLAKRFIIQQAAVERAELP; the protein is encoded by the coding sequence ATGGCCGAGTCGAAAAAAATGGGCCTGATCGGGCTCACCACCCTGGTGATGGTCAACATGATGGGCTCGGGCATCATCATGCTGCCCACCAGCATGGCGCAGCTGGGGGCGGTCTCGCTGTTGTCGTGGGCCGTCACTGCCGTCGGCTCCATGGCCATCGCCTACAGCTTCACCCAATGCGGGGTGTTCTGTAACCGGCCGGGCGGGTTGTCGGCCTATACCGAGGAGGCGCACGCCAAGTCGGGGTTCTTTCTGTGCTCCTACCTGTATTTCCTCTCGCTGGCGATTGCCAACGTCGCCGTGGCGATTTCGGCCGTGGGCTACATGACGGCGTTCTTTCCCTGGCTGGGCAGCAGCGCAACGGCGCTGTTAGTCGGCACGGCCGGCTTGATCTGGCTGACCATCCTGGCCAACTTCGGCGGGCCGAACATCACCGGCAAGATCGGCGCCATTACCGTCTGGGGGGTGATCGTGCCCGTGGCGGGCCTGAGCGTGATCGGCTGGTTCTGGTTCGACAGCAACATCCTCGCCCAGGCCTGGAACCCCAACGACTTGCCGATCTGGGAGGCCATCGGCAAGACCATTCCGCTGACCCTCTGGGCGTTCCTGGGCATGGAGTCGGCGGCCCAGGCCTCCGATGCGGTGGAGAACCCCCAGCGCAACGTGCCCCTGGCCTGCCTGTTCGGCACCCTGGGCGCTGCGGTGGTGTATGTGCTGTCGACCACGGTGATCCAGGGCATCGTGCCCAACCTTGAGCTGGCCAATGCCTCGGCGCCCTTCGCGCTGGTGTACGCGAAAATGTTTAACCCGGTGGTCGGCAACATCATCATGGCGCTGGCGGTGATGGCCTGCATCGGCTCGCTACTGGGCTGGCAGTTCACCCTGGCGCAGACCGCGAAGATGACGGCTGACCAAGGGCTGTTTCCTGCGCTGTTCTCCCGGGTCAGCGCCCGCAACGCGCCGATCCTCGGCATGATCGTGTGCGGCGTGCTGCAGACGGCGATGGCGCTGTCGACCATCTCGCCCAATGCCAGCGCCCAGTTCGGCAAGCTGGTGAGCCTGGCGGCGGTGACCAACCTGATTCCCTACGTCACGGCCCTCACCGGCCTGCTGGCGATCATGTACAAGGCCCGGGTCAGCCCGGCGGTATACACCCGCAACACCGTGGTGCTGCTGGTCGCCGTGGGCTATTCGCTGTACGCGCTCTACGCCTGCGGCATGGAAGCGGTGCTGGGGGGCGCCCTGGTGCTGGCCTTCGGGTATCTGCTGTATGGCTTTCTGGCCAAGCGCTTCATCATCCAGCAGGCGGCGGTCGAACGCGCCGAGCTGCCTTGA
- a CDS encoding HlyD family secretion protein yields MDLLLILTYAAICVAIFKLFRIPLNKWTVPTAVLGGVLIIGALIFTMNYNHPYSEVARSYFVSVPVIPVVTGKVIDVPVQGNQPLEEGDVLFRIDPAPFQYRLESLKAQHLAAKGDLYRINELIKRNFGTRREQESAIARVDDLQAQIDSAQFELDNTVVRAPSKGYVTHVSLRKGMMASRLPLRPSMVFIPDEGQYFAAWMRQNSLLRLVPGDEAEVAFDGIPGKVFKGRVKNVISVIAEGQVQPSGNLIGFTGSPPAGRVPVIIEITDPEFAKYSAQMPGGAYGQAALYSQHFHHIAAMRKILLRMAAWMNYIFPFH; encoded by the coding sequence ATGGACCTGCTGCTGATACTGACCTACGCCGCGATCTGCGTGGCGATCTTCAAGCTGTTCCGCATCCCCCTCAATAAATGGACCGTGCCCACGGCGGTGCTGGGTGGGGTGCTGATTATCGGTGCGCTGATTTTCACCATGAACTACAACCATCCCTACTCGGAGGTGGCGCGTTCCTACTTCGTCTCGGTGCCGGTGATCCCGGTGGTCACCGGCAAGGTGATCGACGTTCCGGTGCAGGGCAACCAGCCACTGGAGGAGGGCGATGTGCTGTTTCGTATCGACCCCGCACCGTTCCAGTACCGGCTTGAGTCGCTCAAGGCCCAGCACCTGGCGGCCAAGGGCGACCTGTACCGGATCAACGAGCTGATCAAGCGCAATTTCGGTACCCGCCGCGAGCAGGAATCGGCCATCGCCCGGGTCGACGACCTGCAGGCACAGATCGACAGTGCCCAGTTCGAGCTGGACAACACGGTGGTGCGCGCGCCGAGCAAGGGGTATGTGACCCATGTATCACTGCGCAAGGGCATGATGGCGAGCAGGCTGCCGCTGCGGCCCTCGATGGTGTTCATACCTGATGAGGGGCAGTACTTCGCGGCCTGGATGCGGCAGAACAGCTTGCTGCGCCTGGTGCCCGGCGACGAGGCCGAGGTGGCGTTCGATGGGATACCGGGCAAGGTATTCAAGGGACGGGTGAAGAACGTCATTTCGGTGATTGCCGAAGGGCAGGTGCAGCCTTCGGGCAACCTGATCGGCTTTACCGGGTCACCGCCAGCAGGCAGGGTGCCGGTGATCATCGAGATCACCGACCCTGAGTTTGCCAAGTACAGTGCGCAGATGCCGGGTGGCGCGTATGGACAGGCAGCGCTGTACAGCCAGCACTTTCATCACATTGCGGCGATGCGCAAGATTCTTTTGCGCATGGCCGCCTGGATGAACTACATCTTCCCGTTCCATTGA